In the Chlorobium limicola DSM 245 genome, one interval contains:
- a CDS encoding CBASS cGAMP-activated phospholipase, translating to MTQIKLLPLVQESFSRGRLFRILALDGGGLRGTFTAAVLAKWDDMINSGGGNQLVKHFDLVAGTSTGAILAIGLGLGLAPAEMLAFYRTQGPKIFPKNRKLRHWLKSKHESQTLRETLQSVFGNRKLSQDSLCRLVLPTVRAVHGEAEAIVTAHSPDRTAFASISAVDAALASSAAPTYFDEAIVDNAISVESYLDGGIWANNPVLPAIAEAVRHLKIPLNRIDVLSVGTMGNETDFTEALGKGKAGWAPTSADLFFSAQEHAAAELADSFLSPARHLRVNQQALCEIKLDDIEAIEDMAQRGANVGKDSFIAVRSRFLDGFHTADWRDDVRKPTS from the coding sequence GTGACACAGATTAAGTTACTACCGCTGGTTCAAGAGAGCTTCTCAAGAGGACGTCTATTTCGCATTCTGGCGCTGGATGGCGGCGGCCTCCGTGGTACTTTCACAGCCGCTGTCCTTGCCAAGTGGGATGATATGATCAATAGCGGCGGTGGTAACCAATTAGTGAAGCATTTCGATCTTGTAGCTGGCACATCAACCGGCGCGATTCTCGCCATTGGTCTCGGCCTCGGCCTAGCTCCGGCTGAAATGCTCGCGTTTTATCGAACACAAGGACCAAAGATATTCCCCAAGAACCGTAAACTACGCCATTGGTTGAAGTCTAAGCATGAGTCTCAAACTCTGCGGGAGACACTTCAATCGGTGTTTGGAAATCGCAAACTGTCGCAAGATTCTTTATGTAGGCTTGTGCTTCCAACTGTGAGGGCTGTCCATGGCGAGGCAGAGGCTATTGTAACTGCTCACAGCCCTGACCGCACTGCATTTGCCTCAATCTCTGCCGTTGATGCTGCTTTGGCGTCTTCTGCGGCACCAACGTACTTCGATGAGGCAATTGTTGATAATGCAATTTCCGTCGAAAGCTATCTTGACGGCGGAATATGGGCAAACAATCCAGTATTGCCTGCGATAGCCGAAGCAGTGCGTCACCTCAAAATACCACTCAATCGAATTGACGTTTTGAGCGTCGGCACGATGGGCAATGAAACCGATTTCACAGAAGCACTTGGCAAAGGAAAGGCGGGCTGGGCACCGACAAGTGCCGATCTCTTTTTTTCGGCTCAGGAACATGCGGCTGCCGAACTCGCTGATAGCTTCCTGAGCCCAGCTCGACATTTACGGGTTAATCAGCAGGCGCTTTGCGAAATAAAGCTTGATGACATAGAAGCAATAGAGGACATGGCCCAACGCGGGGCAAATGTTGGAAAGGATTCTTTTATTGCAGTTCGTTCAAGGTTCCTTGATGGATTTCACACTGCCGACTGGCGCGATGACGTACGGAAGCCAACGTCATAA
- a CDS encoding TIR domain-containing protein, with amino-acid sequence MGRTQRKTSKYLELYRKTFKKKVDCVLGFTPPFTSKEGFLCLFEEIYPGDVQSIEKHYQFYQEKNKRRTTGKPLYFPSPAELLFDISRVKISKISEITWNADEANERKNEALEEAKLEQERKKEKYRQNNISTQEVTPQYINTLIERYWKEGEKILRLYIAQECAKYKNSKTILFFRQVLYGENDWFIKNVAFRTLQRFDEVVYLPPKGEGKRDKYNSLVDMFGCDYKDDIGKGPLDIMNEFYENNYIQTLRDFDVFISHSVSNAKIVDDLVQQLNNSGLVAFVDWKSDRADLKRSKSNQYTADVLQLRMRQSKCLFLIRTKEADSSIWVSWEIGYFTALDRKVVVLNVGDALDQGPEFIHGLPRVYFKNNELHVEEGALSIDFVSWLNQEERKSSERN; translated from the coding sequence ATGGGCAGAACTCAGCGAAAAACAAGTAAGTATTTGGAGCTATATAGGAAAACCTTCAAGAAAAAGGTTGATTGTGTTCTTGGCTTTACGCCGCCTTTTACATCCAAGGAGGGGTTCCTATGTTTATTTGAAGAGATTTATCCCGGTGATGTTCAAAGCATCGAAAAGCACTATCAGTTCTATCAGGAGAAAAACAAAAGACGAACAACCGGTAAGCCACTATATTTTCCAAGCCCCGCAGAGCTTTTGTTTGATATTTCTCGTGTGAAAATCAGTAAAATCTCAGAAATCACATGGAATGCGGATGAGGCTAACGAGAGGAAGAATGAAGCTTTAGAGGAAGCCAAGTTAGAGCAAGAAAGGAAGAAAGAGAAATATCGACAAAATAATATATCAACGCAGGAAGTAACTCCACAATATATTAACACCCTGATCGAAAGGTACTGGAAAGAGGGGGAAAAAATACTGCGTCTTTATATTGCTCAAGAATGCGCAAAGTACAAAAACTCAAAAACTATTTTATTTTTCCGTCAAGTTCTATATGGAGAAAATGATTGGTTTATAAAAAACGTGGCATTCAGAACACTTCAAAGGTTTGATGAAGTAGTATATCTTCCGCCAAAAGGTGAGGGAAAGCGTGATAAATACAACAGTTTGGTTGATATGTTCGGCTGTGATTACAAAGATGACATTGGCAAAGGACCTCTCGATATTATGAATGAATTTTATGAAAACAACTATATTCAGACTTTGAGAGATTTTGACGTATTCATATCGCATTCTGTATCAAACGCTAAAATTGTAGATGATCTTGTACAACAACTGAATAACTCAGGATTGGTCGCATTCGTTGACTGGAAAAGTGACAGGGCGGACCTAAAACGCAGTAAATCGAATCAGTATACGGCTGATGTCCTCCAATTAAGAATGCGTCAGTCAAAGTGTCTATTTCTCATTAGGACCAAAGAAGCCGATTCGTCGATATGGGTTTCCTGGGAGATAGGATACTTTACTGCGCTGGATAGGAAAGTGGTTGTTCTTAATGTTGGGGATGCCTTAGACCAAGGACCAGAATTCATTCATGGCTTGCCTAGAGTTTATTTCAAGAACAATGAATTACATGTAGAAGAAGGTGCGCTAAGTATCGATTTCGTTAGTTGGTTGAATCAGGAAGAAAGGAAATCAAGCGAAAGAAATTAA
- a CDS encoding DUF4160 domain-containing protein, with protein MPTISMFYGIIIRMYYAPGEHPPPHFHVYFAEHKAIVDIRTCEISDGTLPGKQTKLVLAWAELHQDELKADWELVMNGEEPFKIQPLQ; from the coding sequence ATGCCTACAATATCAATGTTTTACGGAATTATTATTCGGATGTACTATGCTCCGGGTGAGCATCCACCCCCTCATTTTCATGTGTATTTTGCAGAGCATAAGGCTATTGTCGATATCAGAACGTGTGAAATATCAGACGGTACGCTTCCGGGGAAGCAGACAAAACTTGTACTTGCCTGGGCGGAATTACATCAGGATGAGTTGAAAGCGGATTGGGAATTGGTCATGAATGGTGAAGAGCCATTCAAAATTCAACCACTTCAATAA
- a CDS encoding ABC transporter substrate-binding protein, with amino-acid sequence MTQRISFFCVLLASLAACPLPSCAAAETGKSSPASGTTQTQHAKQNPEFDIAKGKKLFAGKNYPEAQKVFEGILINDSNPKSKSAHTARLWLAKALFMQQKPKDASDQLDLLLKIALDPATIYEAHFDLAACRLKLGQTLPAALDYLNVGISAAPVGMERVRETALGNARLLACTSLDANEITALERVAKSPDHQAFFFNERMQKYLRSNNTGTFKSSLPLAASLIDSPSISPLYRQLLESLKNQEKAVDNGTMKEQRIGVLLPLEFPVYSRSSVLPAGNRVFYGLYNRQLMHQITKPEQLLNMMTVSTSGNEKNDASLAATKLIEAHKPAIILGPIFSAETVDASQAVKHAKIPLLTPTATDRLITENNPWCFQLNPTHEERGRIAARELLKTSKPSVAAAIAEKTPYLEEMAKGYLDEMKLAGTKTIIFASLSGTDADSSVFRQATGLHWGKNLGSLYLPMDNREVIDKTIGLLISSKTGYDRILGSGIWGEQDVFNRFRARLPKGITFFSDYYLWADAATTAELSKNQKLLWNSPVSSHFWYGYDTLDYLLNLLSVKPLKGNKALVKALQQSPRFRAHYTDYAFDGGNVNRSMNVLRYENNIIRQVR; translated from the coding sequence ATGACACAAAGAATCTCATTTTTCTGCGTTCTTCTGGCCTCACTCGCCGCATGTCCTCTCCCTTCTTGTGCCGCAGCTGAAACCGGAAAAAGTTCACCGGCGTCTGGCACAACGCAAACGCAGCATGCAAAACAGAACCCGGAGTTCGATATAGCCAAAGGGAAAAAGCTGTTTGCCGGAAAAAATTACCCGGAAGCGCAAAAGGTGTTTGAAGGAATTCTGATCAACGACAGCAATCCGAAATCCAAAAGCGCTCATACAGCCAGACTCTGGCTTGCAAAAGCCCTCTTCATGCAGCAGAAACCCAAGGACGCGTCCGACCAGCTCGACCTGCTGCTTAAAATCGCCCTTGATCCAGCAACCATTTATGAAGCCCATTTCGACCTTGCCGCCTGTCGGCTCAAACTCGGTCAGACCTTGCCTGCTGCGCTCGATTATCTGAACGTCGGCATCTCCGCAGCCCCTGTCGGGATGGAAAGGGTTCGGGAAACCGCTCTCGGGAACGCACGCCTCCTGGCATGTACATCGCTCGATGCGAATGAGATTACGGCCCTGGAACGTGTAGCCAAATCCCCCGATCATCAGGCCTTCTTTTTCAATGAGCGCATGCAGAAGTATCTGCGGTCGAACAATACGGGAACCTTTAAAAGCTCCCTTCCCCTTGCTGCATCATTGATCGACTCCCCATCGATCAGTCCGCTTTACCGTCAGTTGCTTGAATCGCTGAAAAACCAGGAAAAAGCGGTTGACAACGGAACCATGAAAGAACAGCGAATAGGCGTCCTCCTTCCCCTTGAATTCCCGGTTTACAGCCGGTCATCAGTTCTGCCGGCAGGAAACCGTGTTTTCTACGGACTGTACAACCGGCAATTGATGCATCAGATTACAAAACCGGAACAGCTGCTCAATATGATGACGGTATCGACTTCCGGAAACGAAAAGAACGATGCCTCTCTTGCGGCAACGAAACTGATCGAAGCGCATAAACCGGCAATCATTCTCGGACCGATTTTCAGTGCCGAAACCGTTGATGCCTCGCAAGCGGTTAAACATGCAAAAATCCCGCTCCTTACGCCTACGGCAACCGACAGACTGATCACCGAAAACAATCCCTGGTGTTTCCAGCTTAATCCAACGCATGAGGAACGAGGCCGCATTGCCGCCAGAGAACTGCTTAAAACATCAAAACCGTCAGTCGCCGCCGCTATAGCCGAAAAAACGCCCTATCTTGAAGAGATGGCCAAGGGCTATCTTGACGAGATGAAGCTTGCAGGCACGAAAACGATTATTTTTGCATCATTGAGCGGTACCGATGCAGACTCTTCGGTTTTCAGGCAGGCAACAGGTCTTCATTGGGGAAAAAACCTCGGCAGCCTCTATCTGCCCATGGACAACCGGGAGGTTATCGATAAAACGATCGGTCTGCTCATCTCGTCAAAAACAGGGTATGACCGGATTCTCGGGTCCGGCATCTGGGGGGAACAGGATGTATTCAACCGTTTCAGGGCAAGGCTTCCGAAAGGGATAACCTTTTTCAGCGATTACTATCTCTGGGCCGATGCCGCAACGACAGCAGAGCTTTCAAAAAACCAGAAACTCTTGTGGAACAGTCCGGTTTCTTCTCATTTCTGGTATGGTTACGACACGCTCGACTATCTCTTGAATCTGCTTTCAGTCAAACCCCTCAAAGGGAACAAGGCGCTTGTCAAAGCCCTGCAGCAATCGCCCCGCTTCAGGGCGCACTATACGGACTACGCTTTTGACGGCGGCAACGTCAATCGCTCCATGAATGTGCTGCGTTACGAAAACAATATCATCAGACAGGTTCGATGA
- a CDS encoding DUF6979 family protein gives MNKYDQSAVEAAMLCSRDNKISPRMAWDQVSSRIFGKGTSSQKKGCPRDAYLGFCEEGHVKDIPTGNYCNSSKNKSYALSALALLTREPNLANQPPKRLWERIMMGEQKVHNSQMDVVVAMWKAGLLIPINGD, from the coding sequence ATGAATAAATACGATCAATCAGCAGTTGAAGCAGCTATGCTATGTTCGCGAGACAATAAGATTTCTCCACGCATGGCTTGGGATCAGGTTTCATCGCGAATCTTCGGCAAAGGGACTTCTTCTCAGAAGAAAGGCTGCCCTCGCGATGCTTATCTTGGCTTTTGCGAAGAAGGTCATGTCAAAGATATACCGACAGGTAATTACTGCAACTCTTCAAAGAACAAGAGCTATGCATTGTCTGCGCTTGCGTTACTTACGCGAGAACCAAACCTTGCCAATCAACCTCCCAAGCGACTTTGGGAACGTATAATGATGGGAGAGCAGAAGGTCCATAATAGTCAGATGGATGTTGTCGTAGCCATGTGGAAAGCAGGTCTGTTGATTCCAATAAACGGCGACTAA
- a CDS encoding inositol monophosphatase family protein, giving the protein MSRELDTAVKAAMAAGEITLGKFGELSSPEIMAKEFKDFVTEVDKACEAAISSLITASFPDDSLLCEEGTIANGSSGRTWIVDPLDGTLNFIHSFPVFSISIALCNPEGDILCGVVYQPLLRELFTAEKGCGAFLNGKAITVSSRTGREEFLVATGIPFKEYHYLEFYMCMLKDVIRDSAGIRRAGSAAIDLAYTACGRFDGFWEYRLFPWDFAAGVLLVREAGGTVTDFGGNHNVFLRQSIIAGNATTHPMLLEKALNHFSEERSSK; this is encoded by the coding sequence ATGAGCAGGGAACTCGATACCGCCGTTAAAGCGGCAATGGCTGCAGGTGAGATCACTCTCGGAAAATTCGGCGAACTCTCCTCGCCGGAGATCATGGCAAAAGAGTTCAAGGATTTTGTCACCGAAGTAGACAAGGCATGCGAAGCTGCCATAAGCTCCCTGATAACGGCATCATTCCCGGACGACAGCCTTCTGTGCGAGGAGGGCACCATAGCGAACGGATCATCAGGCAGAACCTGGATTGTCGATCCGCTTGACGGAACACTGAACTTTATTCACTCTTTTCCGGTTTTTTCAATCAGTATCGCTCTGTGCAACCCGGAGGGCGACATTCTATGCGGCGTTGTCTATCAACCGCTTCTCAGGGAGCTCTTCACCGCAGAGAAAGGGTGCGGCGCGTTTCTTAACGGCAAAGCCATAACCGTCTCCTCCCGTACCGGGAGAGAGGAATTTCTTGTTGCGACAGGAATTCCCTTCAAGGAGTACCATTATCTCGAATTCTATATGTGCATGCTTAAAGATGTAATCCGCGATTCCGCCGGCATCCGCCGTGCGGGATCTGCGGCAATCGATCTGGCCTATACCGCATGCGGCCGTTTTGACGGCTTCTGGGAATACAGGCTTTTTCCCTGGGACTTTGCGGCAGGCGTGCTGCTGGTTCGGGAAGCCGGCGGCACCGTTACCGATTTTGGCGGAAACCACAATGTATTTCTCAGGCAGAGTATCATCGCGGGTAATGCGACAACGCATCCGATGCTACTTGAAAAAGCCTTGAATCATTTCTCCGAGGAACGATCTTCAAAATAA
- a CDS encoding DUF2442 domain-containing protein produces the protein MYPSVIKVTAETDYQIVVEFDNKESGILDLKPYLTVGVFRKLADPAVFNTVKVSFDTVEWANGVDLDPEFIYDKCIKKQSGQRLEGGVSLS, from the coding sequence ATGTATCCGTCAGTAATAAAGGTCACGGCAGAAACAGATTATCAAATAGTTGTGGAATTTGATAATAAAGAAAGTGGAATTCTGGATCTGAAGCCATACCTGACTGTTGGCGTGTTCAGGAAGCTGGCAGACCCTGCTGTATTCAATACTGTAAAAGTATCTTTTGATACGGTAGAGTGGGCCAACGGCGTTGATTTAGATCCTGAGTTTATTTATGATAAATGCATTAAGAAACAGTCCGGACAAAGGCTTGAAGGCGGCGTTTCCCTCTCTTGA
- a CDS encoding IS1182 family transposase: MHSDFLVADRDSLYLLPPSVQEWLPANHLARFIVDIVAQLDLTPLRDAYAGRGCKAYDPAMLLTLLFYGYATGTFSSRKLELATYESIAVRYITGNSHPDHDTIANFRNRFLGELKPFFIQILSLAHEMNILKIGKISIDGTKIKANASKHQALSWGHACKIEKQLKEEVDSLLRQAELADQSTIPDGMSIPAELERREKRLEAIAKAKCEIERREEERYEKEKAEHVAKLAERERKAQESGKKSRGKIPKAPEPGVKDRDQVNLTDEESRIMPVSGGGFMQAYNAQASVDLDTMLMVAVHVTQHTNDKLELQPAFDELKKLPAKLGKVEEATADAGYFSEKNVELCETEEIVPYIAAGRESHNQSLADRFSEPEPLAKDADAVTTMKHRLKTKDGKAFYARRKCTVEPVFGVIKSVLGFRQFLLRGIENVTGEWNLVGIAWNLKRLNVLRQIMA; the protein is encoded by the coding sequence ATGCATTCAGACTTTCTTGTCGCCGATCGAGATTCGCTTTATCTTTTGCCACCATCCGTTCAGGAGTGGTTGCCGGCCAATCATCTTGCACGCTTTATTGTTGATATTGTTGCGCAGCTTGATCTTACTCCATTGAGAGACGCCTATGCAGGCAGAGGTTGCAAAGCCTATGATCCGGCGATGTTGCTGACTCTCTTGTTTTACGGTTATGCCACTGGAACGTTTTCAAGCAGAAAGCTGGAACTTGCCACTTATGAATCCATAGCGGTCCGCTATATCACCGGAAACAGTCATCCAGATCATGACACCATAGCAAATTTTCGGAACCGCTTTCTCGGCGAACTGAAACCCTTTTTTATCCAGATTTTGAGTCTTGCTCACGAAATGAACATCCTCAAGATCGGCAAGATCAGTATTGATGGCACCAAAATCAAAGCCAATGCTTCCAAACATCAGGCACTGAGTTGGGGGCATGCTTGCAAAATCGAAAAGCAGTTGAAAGAGGAAGTTGACTCCCTGCTTCGTCAGGCTGAACTTGCAGACCAGTCAACAATTCCTGACGGGATGAGTATTCCTGCAGAGCTTGAGCGCCGTGAAAAAAGGCTTGAAGCTATTGCCAAGGCAAAGTGTGAGATTGAACGCCGGGAAGAGGAGCGATACGAAAAAGAAAAAGCTGAACATGTGGCAAAACTGGCAGAGCGTGAACGGAAAGCGCAAGAGAGCGGCAAGAAAAGTAGAGGCAAAATACCGAAAGCACCAGAGCCGGGAGTGAAGGATCGCGACCAGGTTAATTTGACGGACGAGGAGTCAAGAATCATGCCGGTATCGGGCGGTGGATTCATGCAGGCCTATAACGCTCAGGCGAGTGTTGATCTCGACACCATGCTGATGGTCGCAGTTCACGTCACCCAACATACAAACGATAAACTTGAGCTCCAGCCAGCTTTTGATGAGCTAAAAAAACTACCTGCAAAGCTGGGAAAAGTAGAGGAGGCAACTGCTGACGCCGGATATTTCAGCGAAAAGAATGTTGAGCTTTGTGAAACAGAAGAGATAGTCCCCTACATTGCGGCTGGACGAGAATCACATAATCAGTCACTTGCTGACCGATTCAGCGAACCAGAGCCATTAGCAAAAGATGCTGATGCGGTAACAACAATGAAACACCGCTTGAAAACAAAGGATGGAAAGGCATTCTATGCACGCCGCAAATGTACGGTTGAACCGGTGTTTGGTGTCATAAAATCAGTGCTGGGCTTCCGGCAGTTCTTGCTCAGAGGCATAGAAAATGTCACAGGGGAATGGAATCTTGTCGGTATTGCGTGGAATCTGAAGCGATTGAATGTGTTACGCCAGATAATGGCCTGA
- a CDS encoding TspO/MBR family protein: MKGSAAKLALSLALCFSAAFTGSLFTPEKGSAWYYGELVKPSWNPPDWLFPPAWSLLFLLMAIAFWIVLKAGLEKNEVRTAIAFFALQLFLNMSWSAAFFGLQNPLAGLLVIILLWLAIVMTIVRFRAVSATAGYLLVPYLMWVSFAAFLNFTIWQLNP; encoded by the coding sequence ATGAAAGGCTCTGCTGCAAAGTTAGCTCTCTCTCTCGCGCTTTGTTTTTCTGCCGCGTTTACGGGCAGCCTGTTTACTCCCGAAAAGGGTTCCGCGTGGTATTACGGGGAACTCGTCAAGCCATCCTGGAACCCGCCCGACTGGCTTTTCCCTCCGGCCTGGAGCCTGCTGTTTCTGCTAATGGCGATAGCGTTCTGGATTGTGCTGAAAGCGGGCCTCGAAAAAAACGAAGTCAGGACGGCAATCGCGTTTTTCGCTCTGCAGCTCTTCCTGAACATGAGCTGGTCAGCAGCGTTTTTCGGGCTGCAGAACCCTCTTGCCGGCCTTCTGGTGATCATCCTGCTCTGGCTCGCTATAGTCATGACCATCGTGCGTTTCAGGGCGGTTTCAGCCACGGCGGGTTATCTGCTTGTGCCGTACCTGATGTGGGTCAGTTTTGCCGCGTTTCTGAACTTTACGATATGGCAGCTTAATCCCTGA
- a CDS encoding IS1096 element passenger TnpR family protein produces the protein MEVYTLHISFPHDEDDVPWSKTIEVKEDFSLQQLHKYIQMIVDFDDDHLYEFYVGKKPGNHAYSVSRKTKLNEIYPITGYKLYYLFDFGDSWLFEIKKSRKKKVEEKNIKYPILVESTGVNPEQYPNYEE, from the coding sequence ATGGAAGTTTACACATTACATATTTCGTTTCCGCATGATGAGGATGATGTTCCTTGGTCTAAAACTATAGAGGTCAAAGAAGACTTTTCACTGCAACAGTTACATAAGTATATTCAAATGATCGTCGATTTTGATGACGATCATTTATATGAATTTTATGTTGGGAAGAAGCCTGGAAATCATGCTTATTCAGTTTCCAGGAAAACTAAGCTGAATGAAATATATCCAATAACGGGATATAAGTTATACTATCTTTTCGATTTCGGAGACAGCTGGTTATTTGAGATAAAGAAGTCACGAAAGAAAAAAGTAGAAGAAAAAAATATAAAATATCCGATTCTGGTTGAGTCAACGGGAGTTAATCCTGAGCAATATCCGAATTATGAAGAATAA
- a CDS encoding TIR domain-containing protein produces MANPKRRVFYSFHYKPDVIRASQVRQIGAIEGNKSATDNEWEKITSGDETTKDKAIKKWIADQMKGRTCTVVLVGQDTANRKWINYEIIKSWDDGMGVVGIHIHGLKNFEGNISAIGENPFDYITHGVSKKKLSTIVKCYNPAGSNSKERYAWIEQHLANAIEEAIKIRKEN; encoded by the coding sequence ATGGCAAATCCAAAAAGGCGAGTGTTTTACAGTTTCCACTATAAACCTGATGTAATCCGGGCGTCACAGGTTCGCCAAATTGGCGCTATAGAAGGAAACAAGTCTGCAACAGACAATGAGTGGGAAAAGATTACGAGTGGAGACGAGACCACGAAAGACAAGGCAATTAAGAAATGGATAGCAGACCAAATGAAAGGACGAACATGCACCGTTGTCCTTGTGGGGCAAGACACAGCAAATCGAAAATGGATAAACTACGAGATTATTAAATCATGGGATGATGGAATGGGCGTTGTGGGTATTCATATTCACGGACTAAAGAATTTTGAAGGTAATATCTCGGCAATAGGAGAGAATCCTTTTGATTACATAACTCATGGTGTGAGCAAGAAGAAGCTGTCTACCATAGTGAAGTGTTATAACCCTGCCGGCAGTAATAGCAAAGAACGCTATGCATGGATAGAACAACACTTGGCTAACGCTATAGAAGAGGCTATTAAAATTCGGAAAGAAAATTAA